A window from Citrus sinensis cultivar Valencia sweet orange chromosome 3, DVS_A1.0, whole genome shotgun sequence encodes these proteins:
- the LOC102606875 gene encoding ribosome biogenesis protein bms1-like isoform X2 yields MEQPHKAHRTRKSGSSAKKKSKSDKNKQDKKQNPRAFAFTSSVKAKRLQSRAVEKDQRRLHIPTIDRSYGEPPPFVVVVQGPPQVGKSLLIKSLIKHYTKHNVPEVRGPITIVSGKQRRLQFVECPNDINGMIDCAKIADLALLLVDGSYGFEMETFEFLNLMQNHGLPRVMGVLTHLDKFKDVKKLRKTKQRLKHRFWTEIYDGAKLFYLSGLIHGKYSKREIRNLARFISVMKFPPLSWRTSHPYVLVDRFEDVTPPERVRMNNKCDRNVTIYGYLRGCNLKKGIKVHIAGVGDYSLAGVTGLADPCPLPSAAKKKGLRDKEKLFYAPMSGLGDLLYDKDAVYININDHFVQFSKVDDENGKTNHKGMDQDVGETLVKSLQNTKYSIDEKLENSFISLFSRKPNVSSDATNNAKDTDDDTEYIHDKQYQTGEGIANGLGESQRAEDMDGSESSDEETDAKNCETIKSGDNEDKLVEHVEFNDGRLRRKAIFGKAVNHGDPKDSDEEDEDNEHDDHDEDNVDYQSSSGSEEGQYDDGMGNISKWKESLLGRTAFRQSMNLKQLVYGKSTSLATSSNEVQDSSEDEETDDDFFKPKGEGNKLREGMASGNVNMDDCSKFKSYEDLKYWKGEEVYESIRDRFVTGDWSKAARRNQVSKANSEDDDRDDAVHGDFEDLETGEKHEGHRVDNSGSDANEHEDESAVEERRLKKLALRAKFDAQYNGSESPEEDMDEKDGGKFHRGQPNEVGLIDKMKEEIELRKQMNVAELNDLDEITRLEIEGFQTGTYLRLEIHGVPFEMVEYFDPCHPVLVGGISLGEENVGYMQARLKRHRWHKKVLKTRDPIIVSIGWRRFQTTPVYSIEDRNGRYRMLKYTPEHMHCLATFWGPLAPPQTGVVAVQNLSNKQASFRITATAVVLEFNHEAKIKKKIKLVGYPCKIFKKTALIKDMFTSDLEVAQCEGKEVRTVSGIRGQVKKAAKEEIGNQPKRKGGQPREGIARCTFEDRILMSDIVFMRGWADVEIPCFYNPLTTALQPRDKTWQGMKTVAELRREHNFSIPVNKDSLYKPIERRPRKFNPLVIPKSLQAALPFESKPKDIPNRKRPLLENRRAVVMEPHERKVHALVQHLQLIRNEKMKKRKLKDEKKKKEIEAERAKDEQLTRKRQREERRERYREQDKLKKKIRRHSEA; encoded by the exons ATGGAACAGCCGCACAAGGCACACAGGACTCGCAAATCGGGCTCTTCTGCGAAAAAGAAGTCCAAATCCGATAAAAATAAGCAGGACAAGAAACAAAACCCTAGG GCATTTGCTTTTACATCATCTGTGAAAGCCAAGCGATTACAGTCACGAGCAGTAGAGAAAGACCAACGTCGGCTTCACATTCCGACTATAGACCGCTCTTACGGTGAACCACCGCCATTTGTCGTTGTAGTTCAGGGACCTCCCCAG GTTGGGAAGTCTTTGTTAATAAAGTCTCTTATAAAGCATTACACTAAGCATAATGTACCTGAGGTTCGAGGACCGATCACTATTGTATCAG GTAAGCAAAGGAGGCTACAATTTGTGGAGTGCCCGAATGACATCAATGGCATGATTGATTGTGCAAAAATTGCTGACTTGGCACTGCTTCTCGTTGATGGAAGTTATGGTTTTGAAATG GAAACTTTTGAGTTCCTTAATTTAATGCAAAATCATGGATTACCAAGGGTTATGGGAGTTCTTACTCACCTTGATAAGTTCAAGGACGTGAAGAaactaagaaaaacaaagCAGCGTCTTAAGCATCGTTTCTGGACAGAAATTTATGATGGAgcaaaacttttttatttatctggTCTCATTCATGGGAA GTACTCAAAACGTGAGATTCGCAATCTTGCACGGTTTATCTCTGTTATGAAGTTTCCTCCTCTGTCATGGAGAACGTCTCATCCTTATGTCTTGGTTGATCGTTTTGAAGATGTTACTCCTCCTGAAAGAGTGCGTATGAATAATAAATGTGACAGAAATGTCACAATTTATGGTTATTTGCGAGGATGTAATCTGAAGAAGGGAATTAAG GTGCATATCGCTGGTGTTGGTGATTACAGTTTAGCTGGTGTTACAGGCTTAGCTGATCCTTGTCCTTTACCTTCTGCTGCCAAAAAGAAGGGACTGCGCGACAAGGAAAAACTTTTTTATGCACCCATGTCTGGCCTTGGGGATCTCCTTTATGACAAGGATGCTGtctatataaacataaatgaCCACTTTGTTCAGTTCTCTAAAGTGGATGATGAAAATGGGAAAACAAACCACAAAG GAATGGATCAAGATGTTGGTGAGACATTGGTAAAATCGCTtcaaaacacaaaatattCGATTGATGAGAAGTTAGAAAACAGCTTCATTTCCCTTTTCAGCCGGAAGCCTAATGTCTCATCAGATGCTACCAACAATGCAAAAGATACGGATGATGATACAGAGTATATTCATGATAAGCAGTATCAAACTGGGGAAGGAATTGCCAATGGGCTTGGTGAAAGTCAGAGGGCTGAGGATATGGATGGTTCAGAGTCCTCAGATGAAGAAACAGATGCTAAAAATTGTGAAACAATAAAAAGTGGTGACAATGAAGATAAGTTGGTGGAACATGTTGAATTTAATGATGGGCGGCTACGTAGAAAAGCTATCTTTGGAAAAGCTGTTAATCATGGTGATCCGAAG GATTCAGATGAAGAGGATGAGGATAATGAACATGATGATCATGATGAGGACAATGTAGACTACCAGTCATCTTCTGGTTCAGAGGAAGGACAGTATGATG ATGGTATGGGAAACATTTCAAAGTGGAAAGAGTCCTTGTTAGGAAGGACTGCCTTCAGACAAAGCATGAATCTCAAGCAGCTTGTCTATGGGAAATCCACATCACTAGCAACTTCATCCAACGAAGTGCAGGACAGTAGCGAGGATGAAGAAactgatgatgatttttttaagcCAAAGGGAGAAGGGAATAAG TTAAGAGAAGGAATGGCTAGTGGAAATGTCAATATGGATGACTGTtccaaatttaaaagttatgaaGATCTCAAGTACTGGAAAGGGGAAGAAGTATACGAAAGCATCCGTGATCGTTTTGTTACGGGTGATTGGTCAAAAGCTGCTAGGAGAAATCAAGTTTCAAAGGCTAACTCTGAAGACGATGATAGGGATGATGCCGTCCATGGTGATTTTGAAGATTTAGAAACTGGTGAGAAGCATGAAGGCCACCGTGTGGATAATTCTGGCAGTGATGCAAATGAGCATGAAGATGAATCAGCAGTTGAGGAGCGAAGATTGAAAAAGCTTGCTCTTCGCGCAAAATTTGATGCACA GTATAATGGATCTGAATCACCGGAGGAGGATATGGATGAAAAAGATGGGGGAAAGTTTCACCGCGGCCAACCTAACGAAGTTGGACTGATTGACAAG ATGAAGGAGGAGATTGAACTTCGTAAACAAATGAATGTAGCTGAGCTGAATGATCTTGATGAGATCACTCGATTAGAGATTGAGGGATTTCAAACAGGAACATATCTAAGATTGGAGATACATGGTGTTCCATTTGAGATGGTTGAATATTTTGATCCCTGCCATCCTGTTTTGGTTGGAGGAATCAGTCTTGGTGAGGAAAATGTTGGATATATGCAG GCTAGGTTAAAGCGACACAGATGGCACAAGAAGGTACTCAAGACTAGAGATCCCATTATTGTTTCTATTGGATGGAGGCGTTTCCAAACTACCCCTGTCTATTCCATAGAGGACCGTAATGGGCGGTATCGCATGCTGAAATACACTCCAGAACACATGCATTGCCTTGCCACGTTCTGGGGTCCTCTTGCCCCTCCTCAAACTGGGGTGGTTGCTGTCCAGAATTTATCCAACAAACAG GCTTCATTTAGGATTACAGCAACGGCAGTTGTGCTTGAGTTCAACCATGAAGCaaagataaagaagaaaatcaaactGGTTGGTTATCCCTGCAAGATATTCAAGAAAACTGCACTTATCAAAGATATGTTTACGTCAGATCTTGAAGTGGCTCAATGTGAAGGTAAAGAGGTTCGTACCGTCAGTGGAATCCGTGGGCAGGTGAAAAAG GCTGCTAAAGAAGAAATTGGTAACCAACCCAAAAGAAAGGGAGGGCAACCCAGAGAAGGGATTGCCAGATGCACCTTTGAGGACAGAATTCTGATGAGCGACATTGTTTTCATGCGTGGATGGGCTGATGTTGAAATTCCTTGCTTTTACAACCCTTTGACCACAGCCTTGCAGCCTCGTGATAAGACTTGGCAAGGAATGAAAACTGTAGCAGAGTTGAGGAGAGaacataatttttctattccTGTTAACAAGGATTCACTCTATAAG cCAATTGAGAGGAGACCAAGGAAATTCAACCCATTGGTGATTCCTAAGTCATTACAGGCAGCTCTTCCATTTGAATCAAAGCCCAAGGATATTCCAAACCGGAAACGGCCACTTCTTGAAAATAGAAGAGCTGTAGTCATGGAACCTCACGAAAGAAAAGTTCATGCTCTTGTTCAACATCTTCAATTGATTAGAAACGAGAAG ATGAAGAAGCGAAAGCTCAAggatgagaagaagaaaaaagaaattgaggCTGAGAGAGCTAAAGATGAGCAGTTAACTAGAAAGCGCCAGAGAGAAGAGCGGCGTGAGAGATATCGGGAACAAGATAaactaaagaagaaaattcgGAGACATTCAGAGGCCTGA
- the LOC102630759 gene encoding uncharacterized protein LOC102630759 encodes MDTKVLSAGIRYTNLPEGYVRPESERPNLSEVSEWENVPVIDLACDDRSVIVQQVADACKNYGFFQVINHEVPLETVERVLEVAKEFFNLPVEEKLKLYSDDPSKTMRLSTSFNINKEKVHNWRDYLRLHCYPLDKYVPEWPSDPSTFKTNNDMMYSYLPDHTLDISESEIMCSLVHKAVKRWGSVPIRGFNQETITSKLKTDYSQVLYGLAKMLIKKSKKLELLPAKHQSDVGSTIQESGDDDHLTQVHPQCRDSIATVGNLAKLPDKYGPGVGSTAFRSQPSGGEQSSPGGSGEDHIIEGRYQGHESSASAGSSDLASPALNNTPSASDQSVGASALPEDRDDDEQPPPDRSLFDMEPGVAPPAERRLNPSSVAQICLPVSCGVCIAPLQIWYNSGTTLSPNAKILSLFVELFGVAGLLLSFGAYWFQRKHKTSGVMTVMGCVATICGFLSILGTRFPEKAMLWLTAVLWGLPIAASPFALKELV; translated from the exons atggaTACCAAAGTTCTGTCCGCGGGAATCCGGTACACAAACTTGCCGGAGGGCTACGTAAGGCCAGAATCGGAGAGACCAAATCTGTCTGAAGTTTCTGAATGGGAAAACGTTCCTGTTATTGATTTGGCTTGTGATGATAGAAGCGTAATTGTGCAACAAGTTGCTGATGCTTGCAAGAATTATGGATTTTTCCAG GTGATAAATCACGAAGTGCCTTTAGAAACGGTGGAAAGAGTCTTAGAAGTGGCGAAAGAGTTTTTTAACCTGCCAGTTGAGGAGAAGCTGAAGCTCTACTCAGATGATCCGTCAAAGACAATGAGATTGTCAACGAGTTTTAATATCAACAAGGAGAAAGTTCACAATTGGAGAGATTACCTCAGACTTCACTGCTATCCTCTTGACAAGTATGTACCGGAGTGGCCTTCAGATCCATCTACCTTCAA GACCAACAACGACATGATGTATTCCTATTTGCCAGATCACACGCTGGATATCTCAGAATCAG AAATTATGTGCAGTTTGGTTCATAAAGCTGTGAAGCGGTGGGGTTCTGTACCTATTCGAGGTTTCAACCAAGAGACAATCACTTCAAAACTCAAAACCGATTATTCACAGGTTCTTTATGGTTTGGCAAAGATGTTGATCAAGAAATCTAAGAAATTGGAATTACTTCCAGCTAAACATCAGTCAGATGTTGGATCAACAATCCAAGAGAGTGGCGATGATGACCATTTAACCCAAGTTCATCCTCAATGCCGTGACTCTATTGCTACTGTTGGTAATCTAGCAAAACTTCCGGATAAATATGGGCCGGGTGTTGGATCAACTGCCTTTAGAAGTCAGCCGTCTGGTGGAGAGCAGAGCTCTCCTGGTGGCAGTGGTGAGGACCATATAATTGAAGGTCGTTATCAAGGCCATGAGTCTTCTGCTAGTGCAGGCTCATCCGACCTGGCCTCACCAGCATTGAATAATACACCATCTGCTTCAGATCAGAGCGTAGGGGCCTCCGCTCTGCCTGAGGACAGAGACGATGATGAGCAGCCACCGCCAGACAGATCATTATTTGATATGGAGCCTGGAGTAGCCCCTCCAGCTGAAAGACGGCTCAATCCTTCAAGTGTGGCCCAGATATGCCTCCCTGTCAGTTGTGGGGTGTGTATCGCTCCGTTACAAATTTGGTATAATTCTGGCACCACTTTGTCACCCAATGCCAAAATTCTCTCACTATTTGTGGAGCTTTTTGGTGTTGCAGGATTGCTATTGAGCTTTGGTGCTTATTGGTTTCAGCGAAAGCACAAAACTTCTGGAGTGATGACAGTGATGGGATGTGTTGCCACCATTTGCGGCTTCTTGTCCATCTTGGGCACACGATTTCCTGAAAAAGCAATGCTATGGCTTACAGCTGTTCTTTGGGGACTGCCAATTGCTGCATCACCTTTTGCATTGAAGGAGTTAGTTTAA
- the LOC102606875 gene encoding ribosome biogenesis protein bms1-like isoform X1, which translates to MEQPHKAHRTRKSGSSAKKKSKSDKNKQDKKQNPRAFAFTSSVKAKRLQSRAVEKDQRRLHIPTIDRSYGEPPPFVVVVQGPPQVGKSLLIKSLIKHYTKHNVPEVRGPITIVSGKQRRLQFVECPNDINGMIDCAKIADLALLLVDGSYGFEMETFEFLNLMQNHGLPRVMGVLTHLDKFKDVKKLRKTKQRLKHRFWTEIYDGAKLFYLSGLIHGKYSKREIRNLARFISVMKFPPLSWRTSHPYVLVDRFEDVTPPERVRMNNKCDRNVTIYGYLRGCNLKKGIKVHIAGVGDYSLAGVTGLADPCPLPSAAKKKGLRDKEKLFYAPMSGLGDLLYDKDAVYININDHFVQFSKVDDENGKTNHKGMDQDVGETLVKSLQNTKYSIDEKLENSFISLFSRKPNVSSDATNNAKDTDDDTEYIHDKQYQTGEGIANGLGESQRAEDMDGSESSDEETDAKNCETIKSGDNEDKLVEHVEFNDGRLRRKAIFGKAVNHGDPKDSDEEDEDNEHDDHDEDNVDYQSSSGSEEGQYDDGMGNISKWKESLLGRTAFRQSMNLKQLVYGKSTSLATSSNEVQDSSEDEETDDDFFKPKGEGNKKLREGMASGNVNMDDCSKFKSYEDLKYWKGEEVYESIRDRFVTGDWSKAARRNQVSKANSEDDDRDDAVHGDFEDLETGEKHEGHRVDNSGSDANEHEDESAVEERRLKKLALRAKFDAQYNGSESPEEDMDEKDGGKFHRGQPNEVGLIDKMKEEIELRKQMNVAELNDLDEITRLEIEGFQTGTYLRLEIHGVPFEMVEYFDPCHPVLVGGISLGEENVGYMQARLKRHRWHKKVLKTRDPIIVSIGWRRFQTTPVYSIEDRNGRYRMLKYTPEHMHCLATFWGPLAPPQTGVVAVQNLSNKQASFRITATAVVLEFNHEAKIKKKIKLVGYPCKIFKKTALIKDMFTSDLEVAQCEGKEVRTVSGIRGQVKKAAKEEIGNQPKRKGGQPREGIARCTFEDRILMSDIVFMRGWADVEIPCFYNPLTTALQPRDKTWQGMKTVAELRREHNFSIPVNKDSLYKPIERRPRKFNPLVIPKSLQAALPFESKPKDIPNRKRPLLENRRAVVMEPHERKVHALVQHLQLIRNEKMKKRKLKDEKKKKEIEAERAKDEQLTRKRQREERRERYREQDKLKKKIRRHSEA; encoded by the exons ATGGAACAGCCGCACAAGGCACACAGGACTCGCAAATCGGGCTCTTCTGCGAAAAAGAAGTCCAAATCCGATAAAAATAAGCAGGACAAGAAACAAAACCCTAGG GCATTTGCTTTTACATCATCTGTGAAAGCCAAGCGATTACAGTCACGAGCAGTAGAGAAAGACCAACGTCGGCTTCACATTCCGACTATAGACCGCTCTTACGGTGAACCACCGCCATTTGTCGTTGTAGTTCAGGGACCTCCCCAG GTTGGGAAGTCTTTGTTAATAAAGTCTCTTATAAAGCATTACACTAAGCATAATGTACCTGAGGTTCGAGGACCGATCACTATTGTATCAG GTAAGCAAAGGAGGCTACAATTTGTGGAGTGCCCGAATGACATCAATGGCATGATTGATTGTGCAAAAATTGCTGACTTGGCACTGCTTCTCGTTGATGGAAGTTATGGTTTTGAAATG GAAACTTTTGAGTTCCTTAATTTAATGCAAAATCATGGATTACCAAGGGTTATGGGAGTTCTTACTCACCTTGATAAGTTCAAGGACGTGAAGAaactaagaaaaacaaagCAGCGTCTTAAGCATCGTTTCTGGACAGAAATTTATGATGGAgcaaaacttttttatttatctggTCTCATTCATGGGAA GTACTCAAAACGTGAGATTCGCAATCTTGCACGGTTTATCTCTGTTATGAAGTTTCCTCCTCTGTCATGGAGAACGTCTCATCCTTATGTCTTGGTTGATCGTTTTGAAGATGTTACTCCTCCTGAAAGAGTGCGTATGAATAATAAATGTGACAGAAATGTCACAATTTATGGTTATTTGCGAGGATGTAATCTGAAGAAGGGAATTAAG GTGCATATCGCTGGTGTTGGTGATTACAGTTTAGCTGGTGTTACAGGCTTAGCTGATCCTTGTCCTTTACCTTCTGCTGCCAAAAAGAAGGGACTGCGCGACAAGGAAAAACTTTTTTATGCACCCATGTCTGGCCTTGGGGATCTCCTTTATGACAAGGATGCTGtctatataaacataaatgaCCACTTTGTTCAGTTCTCTAAAGTGGATGATGAAAATGGGAAAACAAACCACAAAG GAATGGATCAAGATGTTGGTGAGACATTGGTAAAATCGCTtcaaaacacaaaatattCGATTGATGAGAAGTTAGAAAACAGCTTCATTTCCCTTTTCAGCCGGAAGCCTAATGTCTCATCAGATGCTACCAACAATGCAAAAGATACGGATGATGATACAGAGTATATTCATGATAAGCAGTATCAAACTGGGGAAGGAATTGCCAATGGGCTTGGTGAAAGTCAGAGGGCTGAGGATATGGATGGTTCAGAGTCCTCAGATGAAGAAACAGATGCTAAAAATTGTGAAACAATAAAAAGTGGTGACAATGAAGATAAGTTGGTGGAACATGTTGAATTTAATGATGGGCGGCTACGTAGAAAAGCTATCTTTGGAAAAGCTGTTAATCATGGTGATCCGAAG GATTCAGATGAAGAGGATGAGGATAATGAACATGATGATCATGATGAGGACAATGTAGACTACCAGTCATCTTCTGGTTCAGAGGAAGGACAGTATGATG ATGGTATGGGAAACATTTCAAAGTGGAAAGAGTCCTTGTTAGGAAGGACTGCCTTCAGACAAAGCATGAATCTCAAGCAGCTTGTCTATGGGAAATCCACATCACTAGCAACTTCATCCAACGAAGTGCAGGACAGTAGCGAGGATGAAGAAactgatgatgatttttttaagcCAAAGGGAGAAGGGAATAAG AAGTTAAGAGAAGGAATGGCTAGTGGAAATGTCAATATGGATGACTGTtccaaatttaaaagttatgaaGATCTCAAGTACTGGAAAGGGGAAGAAGTATACGAAAGCATCCGTGATCGTTTTGTTACGGGTGATTGGTCAAAAGCTGCTAGGAGAAATCAAGTTTCAAAGGCTAACTCTGAAGACGATGATAGGGATGATGCCGTCCATGGTGATTTTGAAGATTTAGAAACTGGTGAGAAGCATGAAGGCCACCGTGTGGATAATTCTGGCAGTGATGCAAATGAGCATGAAGATGAATCAGCAGTTGAGGAGCGAAGATTGAAAAAGCTTGCTCTTCGCGCAAAATTTGATGCACA GTATAATGGATCTGAATCACCGGAGGAGGATATGGATGAAAAAGATGGGGGAAAGTTTCACCGCGGCCAACCTAACGAAGTTGGACTGATTGACAAG ATGAAGGAGGAGATTGAACTTCGTAAACAAATGAATGTAGCTGAGCTGAATGATCTTGATGAGATCACTCGATTAGAGATTGAGGGATTTCAAACAGGAACATATCTAAGATTGGAGATACATGGTGTTCCATTTGAGATGGTTGAATATTTTGATCCCTGCCATCCTGTTTTGGTTGGAGGAATCAGTCTTGGTGAGGAAAATGTTGGATATATGCAG GCTAGGTTAAAGCGACACAGATGGCACAAGAAGGTACTCAAGACTAGAGATCCCATTATTGTTTCTATTGGATGGAGGCGTTTCCAAACTACCCCTGTCTATTCCATAGAGGACCGTAATGGGCGGTATCGCATGCTGAAATACACTCCAGAACACATGCATTGCCTTGCCACGTTCTGGGGTCCTCTTGCCCCTCCTCAAACTGGGGTGGTTGCTGTCCAGAATTTATCCAACAAACAG GCTTCATTTAGGATTACAGCAACGGCAGTTGTGCTTGAGTTCAACCATGAAGCaaagataaagaagaaaatcaaactGGTTGGTTATCCCTGCAAGATATTCAAGAAAACTGCACTTATCAAAGATATGTTTACGTCAGATCTTGAAGTGGCTCAATGTGAAGGTAAAGAGGTTCGTACCGTCAGTGGAATCCGTGGGCAGGTGAAAAAG GCTGCTAAAGAAGAAATTGGTAACCAACCCAAAAGAAAGGGAGGGCAACCCAGAGAAGGGATTGCCAGATGCACCTTTGAGGACAGAATTCTGATGAGCGACATTGTTTTCATGCGTGGATGGGCTGATGTTGAAATTCCTTGCTTTTACAACCCTTTGACCACAGCCTTGCAGCCTCGTGATAAGACTTGGCAAGGAATGAAAACTGTAGCAGAGTTGAGGAGAGaacataatttttctattccTGTTAACAAGGATTCACTCTATAAG cCAATTGAGAGGAGACCAAGGAAATTCAACCCATTGGTGATTCCTAAGTCATTACAGGCAGCTCTTCCATTTGAATCAAAGCCCAAGGATATTCCAAACCGGAAACGGCCACTTCTTGAAAATAGAAGAGCTGTAGTCATGGAACCTCACGAAAGAAAAGTTCATGCTCTTGTTCAACATCTTCAATTGATTAGAAACGAGAAG ATGAAGAAGCGAAAGCTCAAggatgagaagaagaaaaaagaaattgaggCTGAGAGAGCTAAAGATGAGCAGTTAACTAGAAAGCGCCAGAGAGAAGAGCGGCGTGAGAGATATCGGGAACAAGATAaactaaagaagaaaattcgGAGACATTCAGAGGCCTGA